GATGACCTGCAGGCCACCACCGTGATCTCCCTGATGGTGGTGCTTTCGACCTTGCTGCACTTCTGGCAAGAGGCCAGGTCGAACCGGGCGGCTGATGCGCTCAAGGCCATGGTCAGCAACACCGCAACCGTCGTGCGGCGTGACGTTCCCGAAGACGTAACCGAAGATACGCCGCCACAGGATCCCGCCGCCCCGCCACCACCCCTGGCTGTCTCACGCGTTGAAGTGCCCATCGAATTGCTGGTGCCGGGCGACATCATCATCCTGTCGGCGGGCGACATGATTCCCGCTGACTGTCGCCTGCTCACCGCCAAGGACCTGTTCGTCGCGCAAGCCGCGATGACGGGTGAGTCGATGCCGGTGGAGAAGTTCACCACACTGCGCGATATCCGGGCCATCAGTGCGCTCGAACTCGACAACCTCCTGTTCATGGGTACCAACGTGGTATCCGGGTCGGCCACGGCAGTAGTCGTCACTACGGGCAATCAGACCTATTTCGGCTCGCTGGCCACCCGGGTCACCACCACGGACCGTGCCCCGACTGCATTCCAGTACGGTATCAACAACGTGAGCTGGCTGTTGATCCGCTTCATGCTGGTGATGGTGCCGTTGGTACTCTTCATCAACGGCTTCACCAAGGGCGACTGGATGGAGGCGTTATTATTCGCACTGTCCGTCGCGGTCGGCCTGACGCCCGAGATGTTGCCGATGATCGTGACCTCGACCCTGGCCAAGGGTGCGGTGGTCCTCTCGCGCCAGAAGGTCATCGTCAAGCGACTCGATGCCATCCAGAATTTCGGTGCGATGGATGTGTTGTGCACCGACAAGACCGGTACGCTGACGCAGGACAAGATCTTCCTGTCGCGTCATACGGATATCTGGGGCCAGGAGTCGGACGCGGTCCTGGAGATGGCCTACCTCAACAGCTATTACCAGACCGGCCTGAAGAACCTCCTGGATGTGGCCGTGCTGGAACATGTGGATGTGCACCAGAAACTCAACCCCGCGCGCAACTACCGCAAGGTCGACGAAATCCCCTTCGATTTCAACCGCCGCCGCATGTCGGTGGTGGTGAGCGAGCGCGAGAGCCACCACGAACTGATCTGCAAAGGTGCGGTCGAGGAGATTCTGGCAGTCTGCACCCGGGTCTACCACGGCGAGTCGATCGAGCCGCTGAGTGCAGAATTGCTGGAACGCATCCGTACCGTCACCGCCGACCTGAATGAAGAAGGCCTGCGGGTCGTTGCGGTCGCCGCCAAGGAGTTACCACCCCGGAAGGAGGACTACAGCCAGGCCGACGAGCGTGACCTGACGCTGATCGGCTACGTCGCGTTCCTCGATCCACCCAAGGAATCGACTGCCCCCGCACTACAGGCCCTGGCCGGGCATGGTGTGGCAGTGAAGGTACTGACCGGCGACAACGAACTGGTGACGGCCAAGATCTGTCGTGAAGTGGGGTTGGAGCAGCACGGCATCCTGCTGGGCAATGACGTCGAGGGCATGAGCGATACCGAACTGGCCCAGGCAGTGGAAGCACACAATGTGTTCGCCAGACTCACACCCGACCACAAGGAGCGCATCGTACGGCTCCTGAAGGGCAACGGCCACGTGGTCGGCTTCCTCGGCGATGGCATCAATGACGCACCGGCCTTGCGCGCGGCCGACATCGGCATCTCCGTGGATACGGCGGTGGATATCGCCAAGGAGGCCGCCGATATCATTCTGCTGGAAAAGAGCCTGATGATCCTCGAGGAAGGCGTGCTGGAGGGCCGGCGAACGTTCGCCAACATCCTCAAGTACATCAAGATGACCGCCAGCTCGAACTTCGGTAACGTCTTCTCGGTGCTGGTGGCCTCCGCCTTCCTCCCATTCCTGCCCATGTTACCGTTGCAGCTGTTGACCCAGAATCTGCTTTACGACATCTCGCAGATCGCCATCCCCTTCGATCGCGTGGACGACGAACTGTTGAAAACACCGCAGCGTTGGCGGCCGGGCGATGTGGGCCGCTTCATGCTGTTCTTCGGACCCATCAGCTCGGTATTCGACATCACGACATTTCTCATGATGTGGTTTGTGTTCAGTGCCAATACGATGGCAGAACAGACGCTGTTCCAGTCGGGCTGGTTCGTGGTCGGCCTGCTGACACAAACGCTGATCGTGCACATGATCCGCACGCCCAAGATCCCGTTCCTGCAGAGTCGCGCCTCGGTATCGTTGACCATAATGACCGGCGTCATCATGGCAGTCGGCCTCTTCCTGCCGATGGGACCCCTGGCAGACTACTTCAAGCTGCAGGCCCTGCCGTCCCTGTATTTCGTGTTCCTGCCGCTGATCCTGCTGGCCTATATGGGCCTGACGCAGGCGATGAAGGGCTTCTATACACGCCGTTATGGCTGGCAGTAACGGCCATCGGGGTTACGAAAAACCGCGACACCGCCCGCATAATGAAAGATAATGCCAGACTTTGTAGTAGCCGGCGGCCCCGTCCGGGAGACGGCCCCGGCGTTCGCGCCACGGCAACCCATTTCACTACCCGACAGATTTCCACATGAGCGATAAGATCAGAATCGGCATCGCCGGCTACGGCAATCTCGGCAGGGGCGTCGAAGCGGCCCTTGCGCAACATACCGACATGGAACTCGTCGGCGTATTCACGCGCAGGAACCCTGCCGAACTGAGGCTGCTCAGCGACGGCACACCGGTGTATAGAATCAATTCCGTCGCGACGTTCACCGAGACCATCGATGTACTCATCCTGTGCGGCGGATCGAAGAACGACCTGCCCGAACAGGGCCCCGAACTGTCCGCCCTGTTCAACACAGTGGACAGCTTCGATACGCACGCCAGGATTCCTGATTATTTCGCCGCCATGGACCGTGCGGCGCAGCAGGGCGGTCATATCGCGCTGATTTCGGTCGGCTGGGATCCGGGCCTGTTCTCGATCAACCGCCTGTACGGTGAGGCGGTACTGCCGGACGGGGCAAACTACAGCTTCTGGGGCCCGGGGCTCAGCCAGGGCCACTCCGACGCACTGCGCCGGGTACCGGGCGTCCAGGGTGCAGTGCAATACACCATCCCTTCGCCCGAGGCCATGGAACGCGTCCGCAGCGGTTCGCGCCCGGCGCTGACGACCCGCGAAAAGCACACCCGCAGCTGCCATGTTGTGCTCGAAGCGGGGGCGGACGCCGCCACGGTCGAACGCGCGATCGTCACCATGCCCGATTATTTCGCCGATTACGACACCACGGTGAACTTCATCAGCGCCGAGGAATTGCAGCGGGACCACGCCGCGATGCCGCATGGTGGTTGCGTCATCCGCGGCGGCACCACCGGTAAAGGTACGCGCCAGATGATGGAGTTTTCCCTGCAGCTCGACAGCAACCCCGAATTCACCGCCAGCGTGCTGGTCGCCTACGCGCGCGCCGCCTTCCGGCTCAACCAGCAAGGCGACGTCGGTGCCAAAACTGTATTCGATATCCCGCCGGGCCTGCTGTCACCGAAGAGTGCGGCGGAACTGCGCCGGGAGTTGTTGTAACCCGGGAATGCGGTACGCCCCGGCCCCTGACGCGCCAAGTGCGTCTGGCTGAGGCGCACGACCCCTCCAGCCT
The genomic region above belongs to Gammaproteobacteria bacterium and contains:
- the mgtA gene encoding magnesium-translocating P-type ATPase, producing MDSSPLRKFFAGFLRTRHILRHFQRRAMLDTLTQTGVSREVPARLAQTLIATARHDTDTLLETLGTHPDGLSERQADAIRERVGLNEIEHEKPLPWWLHLWQCYRNPFNLLLTVLAVISYVTDDLQATTVISLMVVLSTLLHFWQEARSNRAADALKAMVSNTATVVRRDVPEDVTEDTPPQDPAAPPPPLAVSRVEVPIELLVPGDIIILSAGDMIPADCRLLTAKDLFVAQAAMTGESMPVEKFTTLRDIRAISALELDNLLFMGTNVVSGSATAVVVTTGNQTYFGSLATRVTTTDRAPTAFQYGINNVSWLLIRFMLVMVPLVLFINGFTKGDWMEALLFALSVAVGLTPEMLPMIVTSTLAKGAVVLSRQKVIVKRLDAIQNFGAMDVLCTDKTGTLTQDKIFLSRHTDIWGQESDAVLEMAYLNSYYQTGLKNLLDVAVLEHVDVHQKLNPARNYRKVDEIPFDFNRRRMSVVVSERESHHELICKGAVEEILAVCTRVYHGESIEPLSAELLERIRTVTADLNEEGLRVVAVAAKELPPRKEDYSQADERDLTLIGYVAFLDPPKESTAPALQALAGHGVAVKVLTGDNELVTAKICREVGLEQHGILLGNDVEGMSDTELAQAVEAHNVFARLTPDHKERIVRLLKGNGHVVGFLGDGINDAPALRAADIGISVDTAVDIAKEAADIILLEKSLMILEEGVLEGRRTFANILKYIKMTASSNFGNVFSVLVASAFLPFLPMLPLQLLTQNLLYDISQIAIPFDRVDDELLKTPQRWRPGDVGRFMLFFGPISSVFDITTFLMMWFVFSANTMAEQTLFQSGWFVVGLLTQTLIVHMIRTPKIPFLQSRASVSLTIMTGVIMAVGLFLPMGPLADYFKLQALPSLYFVFLPLILLAYMGLTQAMKGFYTRRYGWQ
- a CDS encoding diaminopimelate dehydrogenase, which encodes MSDKIRIGIAGYGNLGRGVEAALAQHTDMELVGVFTRRNPAELRLLSDGTPVYRINSVATFTETIDVLILCGGSKNDLPEQGPELSALFNTVDSFDTHARIPDYFAAMDRAAQQGGHIALISVGWDPGLFSINRLYGEAVLPDGANYSFWGPGLSQGHSDALRRVPGVQGAVQYTIPSPEAMERVRSGSRPALTTREKHTRSCHVVLEAGADAATVERAIVTMPDYFADYDTTVNFISAEELQRDHAAMPHGGCVIRGGTTGKGTRQMMEFSLQLDSNPEFTASVLVAYARAAFRLNQQGDVGAKTVFDIPPGLLSPKSAAELRRELL